Proteins encoded together in one Heliomicrobium gestii window:
- a CDS encoding branched-chain amino acid ABC transporter permease: protein MKKLVSVPNLLVAAVLLLFYGLIRFGLEEGFVDDYYKLNLFLICINIILATSLNIINGMTGQFSIGHAGFMAMGAYGSAIMTMKLGYPFPVGILVGALAAALAGILVGMPTLRLKGDYLAIATLGFGEIIRVIILNIEYVGGAAGLNGISQYTTWDWLFFLTVATVLIIKNFMTSTHGRACIAIRENEIAAETMGIDITRYKVIAFTMGAFFAGIAGSLHAHYFYTIQPTTFGFMKSFDILVFVVLGGLGSLTGSVISAIGLTILSAFLQEYAELRMVIYSLLLVVVMLVRPQGLMGTAEFSFAGMRRLYERLTGKGRGAGNDTAVG, encoded by the coding sequence GTGAAAAAACTCGTAAGCGTCCCCAACCTGCTGGTCGCCGCCGTGTTGCTCCTCTTTTACGGGCTGATCCGCTTCGGCTTGGAAGAGGGTTTCGTTGACGACTACTATAAACTGAACCTTTTCCTGATCTGCATCAACATCATCCTGGCCACCTCGTTGAACATCATCAACGGCATGACAGGCCAGTTCTCCATCGGCCACGCCGGATTCATGGCCATGGGCGCCTACGGTTCGGCCATCATGACGATGAAGCTCGGCTATCCCTTTCCCGTCGGGATTCTCGTGGGCGCTCTGGCGGCAGCCCTCGCCGGCATCCTCGTCGGCATGCCGACGCTCCGCCTGAAGGGCGACTACCTGGCCATCGCCACCCTCGGTTTCGGAGAAATCATCCGCGTCATCATCCTGAATATCGAGTATGTGGGCGGCGCCGCCGGATTGAACGGCATCTCCCAGTACACCACCTGGGACTGGCTTTTTTTCCTCACCGTGGCAACGGTTCTGATCATCAAGAACTTCATGACCTCCACCCATGGCCGGGCCTGCATCGCCATTCGCGAGAATGAGATCGCCGCCGAGACGATGGGCATCGACATCACCCGCTACAAGGTCATCGCCTTCACCATGGGCGCCTTTTTCGCCGGCATCGCCGGTTCGTTGCACGCCCACTATTTTTACACCATCCAGCCGACCACCTTCGGCTTCATGAAGTCCTTCGACATCCTCGTCTTCGTTGTTCTTGGCGGCCTCGGCTCCCTGACCGGCTCGGTCATCTCCGCCATCGGCCTGACCATCCTGTCCGCCTTTTTGCAGGAGTATGCCGAACTGCGCATGGTCATCTACTCGCTGCTGCTCGTCGTCGTCATGCTCGTTCGTCCCCAGGGCCTGATGGGCACAGCCGAATTCAGCTTCGCCGGCATGCGCCGCCTTTATGAGCGGCTGACCGGCAAAGGAAGGGGGGCCGGCAATGATACTGCTGTCGGTTAA
- a CDS encoding methyl-accepting chemotaxis protein: MPVIEDGQFVGVMATATSLVAQETLSESAQVIASTSEQISASSQEVASTAGMLATKLSELQNTGYQVIAEVKKTDDILRFVSDVATNSNLLGLNAAIEAARAGENGRGFAVVAEEIRKMAENSGKAVKDISAILKTIQQKVTGVVQVLGETAALGERQAAATEEISASMEQLSASAEKVQTIAEII, encoded by the coding sequence GTGCCTGTGATCGAAGATGGCCAATTTGTTGGCGTTATGGCAACAGCGACCAGCCTGGTGGCCCAGGAAACGCTGTCTGAGTCAGCCCAAGTGATCGCCTCCACGTCAGAGCAGATCTCCGCCAGTTCCCAGGAGGTCGCCTCTACCGCCGGCATGTTGGCGACAAAACTGTCGGAACTGCAAAACACCGGGTACCAGGTCATCGCAGAAGTAAAGAAGACCGATGATATCCTGCGCTTTGTCAGCGATGTGGCCACCAACTCCAACCTGCTCGGCCTGAATGCGGCCATTGAAGCGGCCCGCGCTGGGGAAAACGGCCGCGGCTTCGCTGTCGTCGCTGAAGAAATCCGCAAGATGGCCGAAAACAGCGGCAAAGCCGTCAAGGATATCAGCGCCATCTTGAAAACGATCCAACAGAAAGTCACCGGTGTCGTCCAGGTGCTCGGCGAAACCGCCGCCCTAGGTGAACGACAAGCGGCCGCCACAGAGGAGATCTCGGCGTCGATGGAACAACTCTCCGCCTCAGCGGAAAAAGTGCAGACCATCGCTGAGATTATCTAG
- a CDS encoding ABC transporter ATP-binding protein, with protein sequence MILLSVNHLSKTFGGLKAVSDVNMELKIGELVGLIGPNGAGKTTLFNLLTGVYKPTEGDIALRRETIVGLKPFQINQKGIARTFQNIRLFSNLSVLDNVKIAYHQHRSYNMLSAVLRLPSYFQGEAEMDKKAEDLLEIFKLGHKKHELAKNLPYGEQRRLEIARALAAQPQLLLLDEPAAGMNPQETAELMEMIRWVREAFDLTILLIEHDMSLVMGICERIYVLDYGQIIAEGTPEQIKSNPKVIEAYLGEDVSHAHG encoded by the coding sequence ATGATACTGCTGTCGGTTAATCACCTGAGCAAAACCTTCGGCGGTTTGAAAGCCGTCTCCGACGTCAACATGGAGCTGAAGATCGGCGAACTGGTCGGCCTCATCGGTCCGAACGGCGCTGGTAAGACGACGCTCTTCAACCTGCTCACCGGCGTCTACAAACCGACGGAAGGCGACATCGCCCTGCGCCGGGAGACGATCGTCGGCTTGAAACCCTTCCAGATCAATCAGAAGGGGATCGCCCGGACTTTCCAGAACATCCGCCTCTTCTCCAACCTGTCCGTCCTGGACAACGTCAAAATCGCCTATCACCAGCACCGCAGCTACAACATGTTAAGCGCCGTCCTGCGCTTGCCTTCCTATTTTCAGGGGGAAGCGGAGATGGACAAGAAGGCCGAGGATCTGCTGGAGATCTTCAAGCTGGGCCACAAAAAGCACGAACTGGCGAAAAACCTCCCCTACGGTGAACAGCGCCGTCTCGAGATCGCCCGCGCCCTGGCTGCTCAGCCGCAACTGCTGCTCCTCGACGAGCCTGCCGCCGGCATGAACCCCCAGGAGACGGCCGAACTGATGGAGATGATCCGCTGGGTACGCGAGGCCTTTGACCTGACGATCCTGCTCATTGAGCACGATATGTCTCTGGTCATGGGCATCTGCGAACGCATCTACGTCCTCGACTACGGCCAAATCATCGCCGAGGGCACACCGGAACAGATCAAGTCGAACCCGAAAGTCATCGAAGCATATCTCGGAGAGGATGTGTCCCATGCTCACGGTTAA
- a CDS encoding ABC transporter ATP-binding protein, giving the protein MLTVKDLHVYYGAIHALKGISLEVEQGEIVTLIGANGAGKTTTLHSLSGLLKPKSGEILFQGQDIAGKAAQKIVAMGMSQVPEGRRIFANMSVLENLELGAFLRKDKDGIKEDMEKIFTRFPRLKERTSQLAGTLSGGEQQMLAMGRALMSRPKLLLLDEPSMGLAPLLVQEIFAIIKEINKTGTTILLVEQNAHMALSIAHKAYVIETGKIVLSGPAKELAESEEVKKAYLGG; this is encoded by the coding sequence ATGCTCACGGTTAAAGACCTGCACGTATACTACGGGGCCATCCACGCCCTCAAAGGCATCTCCCTGGAGGTTGAGCAGGGCGAGATCGTCACCCTCATCGGCGCCAATGGCGCCGGCAAGACGACAACCCTGCACAGCCTATCGGGCCTGCTGAAGCCCAAGTCGGGCGAGATCCTCTTTCAGGGTCAGGACATCGCCGGCAAGGCCGCCCAGAAGATCGTTGCCATGGGCATGTCCCAGGTCCCGGAAGGCCGGCGCATCTTCGCCAACATGTCCGTCCTGGAGAACCTGGAGCTGGGCGCCTTCCTCCGCAAGGACAAGGACGGCATCAAAGAAGACATGGAAAAGATCTTCACGCGCTTCCCGCGTTTGAAAGAGCGGACAAGCCAGCTCGCCGGAACCCTCTCGGGTGGTGAGCAGCAGATGCTGGCCATGGGCCGCGCCCTCATGTCCCGGCCCAAACTGTTGCTCCTCGACGAACCCTCCATGGGCTTGGCGCCGCTCCTCGTCCAGGAGATCTTCGCCATCATCAAGGAGATCAACAAGACCGGCACGACGATCCTGCTGGTTGAGCAGAACGCCCACATGGCTCTCTCCATCGCCCACAAGGCCTATGTCATCGAGACCGGCAAGATCGTTCTCTCCGGTCCGGCGAAGGAACTGGCGGAGAGTGAAGAGGTGAAGAAAGCCTATTTGGGCGGCTAA